In Gossypium arboreum isolate Shixiya-1 chromosome 3, ASM2569848v2, whole genome shotgun sequence, the sequence tcgatttttccaaaataccctttttttggcataaagttttgaaaaccctttttggacccgatccacgtaccgagttattgtaacctaggctcgataccactaaatgtagcaccccaaacccgcccagacgttaaggccaaatccgacatgccactttgaagtcaaaacccgtgttccctttttagtgttttaaagataatttcattataggttaaagtgaatggaagtcgggcaccgtgtaggtatccataacgaggaggtgagccatgaaggtcgctaagtaccaagctctccgattggatccaatcctgacatgtccacatccattgccacacttggttataacaagttgaaatttctttgagtggttatctttggtaaattgaatattcgtgtcatcgtgttatttaaaaatatcgttttgaaatcgtgcctaaatctagcccatttgaattattattatccatcaatttaaagttgtttaaaataatataatctcgaaaatcaaagaagaaaataaagttaaaatggccttattacaaccccaaaacttaaatagtaattaaaaataacttaagaaaaccagtctcttttcaaacccaaaagtgttcacaatggccactctgaatccctccggctccaagtcacctaCATCAAGactcactgcaaggttaaagaagggtgagtttagggaaactcagtatgtaaggaaaacccattcaaagcccaagtcactcaagcccattgggcctaagcccattcaagtaatAATGGtcttgggccgagcccttttcagattataataaacgggccttagccccttattcagataatgatgtggcccaggcccatttcaaaatacatgcaacatcaagaaacatatgcaagcccatttgggagactactcaacccaccaaccactacactccacccgtaccagccatacactccatgtgggaatagctcaacccacccaaatttaacactccacagattgcgaccttgctgctcgattatcaagaattgaggcaaagcctccaagacgtggacaagccactttcgatacttcctccgtcaatatcccatcccatgcatcgataataacaacatggcatgtagtaaataacaacatcaaacatgcatttaggtcaatttaaccctagggtatttggtaatttatctccggggtaaaactataaaattttcacttttaaaggtatttcagtaatttatctattttagggttttcatgcatattcctacctttcacgtactaacagaatcactatcgagggttcttaccgaattgggcccgttggcccatcattccaattttggcccattaagcccaaaaatatcgagggcacaaaaatcatgcactttgcggtccaaacattgcagcttaccaaaacattaatcgatttacctcacgagcattcgcacactcaaaatctacaaaataccggttttcgcatttcgcttttcgactttttccgatctagactaagaaagagggtgttagttacacacctgtttgcgacgatatgttgacgagatccacacacgaaccgcctacaattggattactaacacgttaatctaactatttaaatacaaactacatattaaccccttacaatattcggccaaccacacctacagatcatagtgagcttataagaaattaataagcaactcattaacaaatttttgtcaatgtttaccacataatcataatttcactgcaagctgtcttcctgagcaacagtcactaaatcatttaaaactggagctacgaaactccaaatcaagtgccgttaattttccctgaaaatagactcatatattttctatccataaaattttcagaatttttggtttagccaataaataccagatttttctcaaagtttcccatgtttcactgtttgactaatctgaccactctttattacgaatcaaatttctcattatacagaattcaaaatatgttctagtttatttcatttgaaactagactcattaagatttaattacataatttattcagcttctaattcatctcccacaatttatggtgattttccaaagtcacgttactgctgctgtcccaagcagatttattaccaaatcactctttcacacctaacttgcatgcttgttatttaaacatgtatatcaccaatcaatcatcacatatctatgattttacttaagcataatctccatgtcatcattttaaagcacaacatgttagccgatttcctttagcatctaaggcacatgcatgctcatttgtttggctcaacttcacatatcttccatttttcatcaaaagaacatgaaacaacaaccatttccttcattttaattcatgaccaaatgctcacaacacaaccaaaatcaaaatatacttcaagagttaaggtagaatcaagaagaactcatgaacctcaaaataaaagcaaggtaccaagaacttaccttcaattttcctcctcctaatgaccgaatactcaagagctttctcctctcctttctcttctctaactttcagctatgatgaacaaagatggacaaaactttgttcttttcacccctttttcttttaataaaacttcatatttcattcatttaattctttaatacaaaagacatgtaattcttatcatgaaacatttacctaacccattatcatgaaacatttacctaacccattatcatgaaacatttacctaacccattatcatggaatatttacctaatccattgtcatggaacatttacctaacccattatcaatttgtatcaatttgtaccataaattatggatatcaagtgtacattttgtctacaacaacatgatggctggccacttcatgtaaaatgggaggtttatcatgcaaatcctcctattttgcactcctatttatttggccacttcaatttagcctatagcatttttaaacattttcacataggtcttatttcataatttcactcgcAAATgataaaatcaaagcatgaaattttgtcaacattcacagaattcccgaaaattggggcgttacataaatacattttatatataatttccttttcattcatatcatgggTGTATTATAATCTAATAATATTTAAATGCTTAACTCAATTGgtgttataaattaattaaatatcaaTTCAAATAAAAATGATTGAAAACTCATTCTTTtaacaaaataacaaatataACTATGAAAatctttttatcatttttataaaatttataaaattaatttaaaaacaaaattaatttagaaaaacATACTCACACTTAGAACTTGAACCTAGAAAGCCATAGTCTCCAAAATTTCTAATTGTTCTATTTCAACTAAAGGGCGATTTGCTTTTTTAGATCAattcttataaatatgcattttatgtacataatttaatttaaaaaataatattttttcattcttttaaaaatatttttccttttaaaaactaatattttaaattttgtaaaataaaaaaactatatAACTATATAAAAAATGAAGGTATGAAGGCCTTCCAATATGTCACATATGCACAATGTTGAATTTTCTTTTTTACATTACTGGAAAATGGTTAAACCTAAGTGTTAGCCTCTTTATTATGCTTAATTATAATTTTGATTCTATAATCTTTGGTTGTATACAGTTAAATGGTATTTTACATtgttaaacataatttgcatatattaAAAGGTGTTAAAAGTTAACATATGCTTTAAATTTGCCTTGCTATTCTTTTTTCACATTATAAGAAAATGTCAAATTTTGTTTTGATCTCTATATTATGTTGAACTTTGAATTTAatccatatattttaattttgatgtaaTTTAGTCCATCCTCTTTTAActatattaattaaaatgttgatgccaaattttttaaaaaatatcaatttattttattatgacaAGTTCAAATTGATATTAattattaagtaattttttatttcaaaatattaaactaatgaatttaataaaaagatttaataataattatgatttaaattttaaaatttttaaaacaaaaagcaaACTAAATTCGaaaatacaaatattaaaatctaaaatatattttaatcatcaaatTTTAGCTCTATGATTTTATATAAACAAATAATCAACAACCTCCCCCCGGCTTTCCCGTTCTAtctaccaatttcaaagtttaagcaGCTTCTTTTTATCTACGCGCACGCCCACCGGTACACTCATGGACTTTCAGTCTCTGTTACCCAGCGATACGCCAAAACACAGTATCCCTTCAATTTCAACTCCCAATTTTATTTTCTCCTCTAAAACGGCTTCTGCAGATACATAAAGATATCCTGGTATGGCGACAGCTGATTACTACTCTGCATCTGTGAAGCAAATCCGATATCCATATTGGCATCCAAGTAATTATAAGCGAACTCCAGGGCATTATTGTTGGCCATTCCCAATTCTTCCTTCCATTTGGGAACGCTTTGAACCTCAGTCATGAATTCCCGAGACACCGCATGTTCCGAACAGCTCGAGTCCGTGTGAACCCTCGGGACCGACTCCGACGAGTCGAAATACACGTAATCGTTACCAATCGCCGTAGCTGCCGGCGGAAATTCACACGTCTCCACGCCTAGTGTCCCAATATCCGGCTTACTCTCCTCAATCTCCGTCACGCTAGCTTTTTTCGTAACGCTTCCTCGCGTTGGTTGTTTTTCGATGCAACCTTTCTTATTGTAAATCCGGCACAGCACCCAATCGTCCAACTGAtggaaaagaaaacaaaacattTGATTAATTAACTAACtactgttattattattaatttaattggaGTTATAATTGTTTGGTCTGCTTTTGTATGTTGCTGGACCACACTGTGTACGAACAGCGTTTTCTTTGTGTGGTTCAAGTAGGGTAAGGTCACTTCGCCTTCACGTCCCAGTCCAAACAATTATCATGCATGTAAATCACCgctttacccctaatattttaaccacTGAGGTGAGAAAGTGTATTTGTATTGTACCCTTAGGCTGTTTTTCTTGCGAACCGACCGGTCCACGTCGGCTAATCGATACTCATGCATAATCCAATTAGTTTTCTCTCCTTTCGGAGCTTTCCCGGCGTAAAACACCAAAGCCTTTTTAATACCGACCGGTTTCGGTTGCCCAATCGGCTTATCAGCTCCGGTTGCCTTCCAGTACCCAGACCCGGCCGCACGGTTCGGCCTTAAACCGTTCGGATATTTCCTGTCTCTCGGTGAAAAGAAATACCACTCTTTCTCACCGTACAACGCCAAATCTATAAATTACaaatcaaattaatataaaaccatacgAAAAATAAAAACGTTTTCCGGAAATTAAAGAAAAGATCAAAAATTACCAGGAAGATCCCAAGGATCGTATTTGTAAAGATCGAGTTCGGCGATAAAAGGGACGGCGATAGACTGAGACGCACATTTACGGCAGAGATAGTGCATCACCAGTTCCTCATCCGTTGGATAGAACCGAAAGCCAGCGGGTAAATGTAACTGTAACTCCGTTGCAGTCATTTTTTTTTCTGACGTTTTTAACCTTTCAGGTATACCtgaccacttttttttttttttttcccctctCCTCTCTCCAATCTTTTATGTGGCGACGGCGCTTGAAACTTTAGACATAAGGGAGAAGGAGGAATTTATAGGAGAAGAAGGAGGGACACGTGGCGTAGAGAGATGGAGAGTGGTTCTAGAATCGACGTGGGTGATGAGGTTTTATTGTTTTAATTCATGGAGTGATGAAAGCATGAAGGGACACGTGGAGGAGGTGGAAGTGAAGTGCGTGCGTGTGGACATCTCACGTGCGCGTGATTTTGTCACTGCTTACGCTATTTATTTTGGACGGGAGTTCTCAGAATTAAGCAACATAACACAAAACGACCCTGGAGATTTGTGTAATGAGATGGGTATGTTTTTTTCTCTCCATATTTTCTTAGACTATTTTTGAAGGGTTTAGGTTATGAGCCGACAGTTTAACCGTGGATTCGGACTAACAAGTCGGCTCGCTCGCCCAATCATCGCTATTAGCTGAGCTATTATTTTGACTCCGCAGTGCACCTGTTTTCGTGCCGGCGACGAATGCCCTCCAAAAATAAAAGATGGATAATTCCGAAAAAGGAAATTAGCTTCGCTCTTGCATGCTGGGTGGTCCATCTGATTTTAGTTAAGAATATTTACTGCACCCGAACttgattgatataataaaattaattttaaacttaaaattagttataaaatataaaatttatttaatattttattaatatatgaataataATAGAATAAGGGTCTTTTAAATGTAcaatatatttatatgtgattAATATAAAATAGAGataattgtgaaattaaatattataacaatATTATAACATGAGACAATAAAAAATTAAACGCAAGTTATTAGAAATAAACACTTATTCAAAACGCATTAAATTGTCAACCTACACCAAGttaaaacttaaaagaaaaaaaaaaagaaagtaccATGACTCGACTTTGCTCATAAACAAAttactaaataatataattagtgtttatgaaaataaataaataaaataatgactTCAAAACTTTCTTTACTGAATACCTATTGATTTATTGAATTCAGATATGATTTAAGAACTAAAACATATTTGAATTAGTATCGCAGTCGTATATATTCTTTTGAAAATTGTATTTATGATTCAAAtgagatttaaaattttattcttttagTTTATATTAAAGATAATGACATAAAGTATTTCAAAAAGATAATGACATGAAGTTGAACTTTTTTTAACTACCAACTATATTATTAGTATTTGTTTGAAATTTcagtttatattataaaaatatttttttcttcaaGTAATAGCTTCTTTATGAAGAAATTCGTAAAATAGTCTGTAAGTAATTTTTTTAATGAGACGTTTATGACCACATGAATGATGTTTTTGTAAGAAAAAATCTTTATTAAAATATCGTAGATGCATGTTTGAATCTACTTATTGTTTGAATTTTCTGACTTCGTTCTCCGCTTAGATATTGCTAgttgtaatatttttattaaatgaatttataaattgaaaatatattaaataaatctTTGAATTCTATCACGTTATTTTAAACATACCTTTTATACTTTTATTATACCTAAACAAGTCTTTATACTATAATTGGTACTTGAATAGaataagtttttaaattttaattgccACCTAAATGAGCTTTTTAAAGTTGAATCACatgtttcaaagttcaaacataaACAAAATTAGTTTGAATATTTTtagtttattaaaatattaaaatataaaaaattcaaaatttgataGCAATGTTATTGGACAATGAAAAcgaaaattcgagatagaataattaaaacataatatagaatatatatttatataaataacataaacaaatacataaattttaaaaattcatagaaaatttagGATTGGTATgttataaattattttacattAAAAAAGAATTTTATACATAAACAACAAGATAATTTTTGTTTGTTGTATCTAAGCTTTTGTACTCTATGGTTACTATTACATCTCATGTTGAGTTAATTATTTTTGGGGTTTTATTATAGAATAaatatttaaagattaaaatatattttaagtttttatattatGTCAAAAATagaagtataaagattaaatattatattcgaATGTACTATAAAGACTAAAATTCACTGCAGCAAAATtaatttttagcggcgttttttaaggtCTTTAGCGGCGCTTAAAAACTATTTGCGGCCTTTTTACAAGCGtcacaaaaaacgccgctatagacggaaaaaaaataaaatattataaaaatcatgaaaaatataaaaaatttaaaattgaacctAAAGGTCTATACTAAAACTATTTTCTCCATCCACAAGACTTAAACCCTAAACATTACTCAAGCATGGAGCTACTTAGACCTAAAAAGTTATAGGTATGTGTATTAATAGTACCCTATTATTCTCAccacaaataataaataaaaattattctgAGAGTCAGTCAAAAGTACCACAAGCTCCAAAACTTAAAACCATACAACAAGAACCAGTTGTAAGATATGGTTGTTTTCAAAGGATTGTCCCACAAACGCAGGGCAAATTTTTATGAAGCAGAAGCAAGTagcaattaaatataataatagtgtaTAAATaagtacataaataaataatataaagtgCAATTCTTGGTAAATGATATATGCCTCGAAAGGTAATAAAAAAAGAAGCTTTTGTAGGCATGAATAATAGCAGTAGTAGCTGTTGCAGCCACAGCTGCAGGAGCCATTTTCTCCATAGACCTCAATCCAAGtatgtgttcttttttttttttcacccatgCAACCGGAGGCTATCAAAGCCCTCCAAagattttcttttatgttttttcgAAAATAAAAATCGAAATTCCCCAGATTTAAACACCAACATCACCAATAACAAATAGTAAAAGAAAATCCAACATCCCCATTTGTAAAAAAGGAAAAGAACAAAGgaaaacaattcggtaaattcggTAAATTCGGAAAATAACAAATAGTTTCAATTACTTGCTGGCCCACCATGAGCACTGACGGTTGATTCCTCATTGTTGAATAGCTGAGGCTGATTACTGAAGTCCCCATATGATGGTCTACCAGCATCAGAATCTTCAGGGTTACTTGCACCACTCTGGTTTGCAGCTCTCTGATCCAATGAAATATTCTGAACACGAGCTGCTAGTGTATCCTGACCAGACTTGGTAGGGAAATGAACAGAAGGCGGCATTATCCATCGCATCCAATCAATCCGCTTCCTTACTTGGTCACCCTAAAATGTGAAAGCAAAAGTGATCAAAGCAAACCATACCACATAATTTTAGTCCTATCTTCTAACAAAACTATTAATTAAGCATAAAAAATAAAGATGCATGCAAGTCTTGATGGTTGATAAGACCAGGCATTTCAATATTGATAAAACATACATCCCAAGATTATCAAATATAGAAAGTACCTGCACTTCCACAACTGTTGAACTTTGCAAAGCATCCGTTATCAGCTGAATATTATCAGTCAAAAGTGAAACCTGAAAAGGAGAAGCCATAGAAAATATGCCGCGTTTGTACAACAAGcattaaaatttagaaaagaaaattgCTTTGGGAAAGCAAAATCACTACAAGCTTATCCAACAACAAATTTCTAAACCAATGTTGTTAAGGGCGCAAGATGCACAAAGTGCAAAGAAAAAGCACGTTTATGTGGGATGCCTGTAAAATAAGCTTAAGATGTACAATTCTGATTAAAAAACACAAAATTGATTTGGTATTATCTACAAAACATGC encodes:
- the LOC108465056 gene encoding NAC domain-containing protein 2-like — its product is MTATELQLHLPAGFRFYPTDEELVMHYLCRKCASQSIAVPFIAELDLYKYDPWDLPDLALYGEKEWYFFSPRDRKYPNGLRPNRAAGSGYWKATGADKPIGQPKPVGIKKALVFYAGKAPKGEKTNWIMHEYRLADVDRSVRKKNSLRLDDWVLCRIYNKKGCIEKQPTRGSVTKKASVTEIEESKPDIGTLGVETCEFPPAATAIGNDYVYFDSSESVPRVHTDSSCSEHAVSREFMTEVQSVPKWKEELGMANNNALEFAYNYLDANMDIGFASQMQSSNQLSPYQDIFMYLQKPF
- the LOC108456083 gene encoding la-related protein 1C-like; translation: MDDQGWVPIKLIAGFKKVSLLTDNIQLITDALQSSTVVEVQGDQVRKRIDWMRWIMPPSVHFPTKSGQDTLAARVQNISLDQRAANQSGASNPEDSDAGRPSYGDFSNQPQLFNNEESTVSAHGGPASN